In a genomic window of Melitaea cinxia chromosome 25, ilMelCinx1.1, whole genome shotgun sequence:
- the LOC123666099 gene encoding uncharacterized protein LOC123666099 yields MDRNKPPDPPDIHLPSNIQLPSTPTSGFSYTPILTASLSDFNAVENLSRKRPTSHEGSTKEIPNKQKRQNEYRIKYNESDIRPFLVHVSRLERDPSSGTTLHPIKFGQFLERMRFSGILRDGVKRVGRNKVSIEFSNAENANNFITSPSVTEHGYAASIPTYNITRMGVVRDIPTDWSPEEIIENLKVPSGIGKIIKARRINKKNIVNGSPEWQPTQSVILTFDGQVLPTRIYCCYTALNVELYKYPTVQCFNCCRFGHTKIQCRSQQRCFKCGQNHSGDSCSVSEGDSLCIFCSGNHFSTNKNCPEFIRQTEIKCVMAEKNVSYVEAAKSFPASYKSYADVSKASPSPSLPYLIPSKSVTHPSTTSYKKTVFSNPKSRPITTPGYDKQAHRAILKEFSIPQSENGHALQTDSTNSYDNSATITELLINLLVNLINKNNYSIPDHVASTLISILNNKNGSTQVSTMERSEHPQ; encoded by the coding sequence aTGGATAGAAATAAACCTCCCGATCCGCCCGATATTCATCTACCCTCAAACATTCAATTACCGTCAACGCCTACATCGGGTTTTTCTTACACACCGATATTAACAGCTTCTTTAAGTGATTTTAATGCAGTTGAAAATTTATCACGGAAGCGACCAACTTCACATGAAGGATCTACAAAAGAAATTCCGAACAAACAAAAAAGGCAAAAcgaatatagaataaaatataatgaatctGATATTCGCCCTTTTTTAGTTCATGTTTCCCGTTTGGAAAGAGATCCCTCATCTGGTACCACATTACACCCTATTAAATTCGGCCAATTTCTAGAACGCATGCGATTCTCAGGCATTCTTCGAGATGGAGTAAAACGAGTAGGTCGCAATAAAGTGTCTATAGAATTTAGCAACGCAGAAaatgcaaataattttattactagtcCCTCAGTTACTGAACATGGATATGCTGCTTCTATCCCAACGTACAACATTACACGTATGGGTGTCGTGCGAGACATTCCAACGGACTGGTCTCCCGAGGAAATTATTGAAAATCTAAAAGTCCCTTCTGGAATAGGTAAAATTATTAAGGCTCGtagaataaacaaaaaaaatatagtcaacgGGTCCCCTGAATGGCAACCGACTCAATCGGTAATCCTAACATTTGACGGTCAAGTTCTTCCTACTCGAATTTACTGTTGCTACACAGCATTAaatgtagaattatataaatatccaACCGTGCAATGTTTTAATTGCTGTCGTTTTGGTCACACTAAAATACAGTGTCGATCCCAACAGCGCTGCTTTAAGTGTGGTCAAAACCACTCGGGCGATAGTTGCTCCGTGTCGGAAGGTGATTCATTATGTATTTTTTGCTCCGGTAACCATTTCTCAACAAATAAAAACTGCCCTGAATTTATAAGACAAACCGAGATAAAATGCGTCATGGCGGAGAAGAACGTATCTTATGTAGAAGCCGCTAAGAGTTTCCCCGCATCTTACAAATCGTACGCAGATGTATCAAAAGCTTCTCCTTCCCCTTCTTTACCATATTTAATTCCCTCAAAGTCGGTCACTCATCCATCTACTACATCCTACAAAAAAACCGTATTCTCCAACCCTAAGTCAAGACCCATTACAACTCCAGGATATGACAAACAAGCTCATCGGGCCATCCTAAAAGAATTTAGTATTCCTCAATCCGAAAATGGACACGCTTTACAGACAGACTCGACTAACTCATATGACAATTCTGCCACAATTACGGAACTCCTAATAAACCTActcgttaatttaataaataagaataattattcTATACCTGACCACGTTGCATCTactttaatatcaattttaaacaacaaaaatggATCCACTCAAGTTTCTACAATGGAACGCTCGGAGCATCCTCAGTAA